In Clupea harengus chromosome 4, Ch_v2.0.2, whole genome shotgun sequence, the genomic stretch tgatgagacaatcagccaaagtgtgcgagctagctttaaaagcctcttatcaagttacATTACGTGTCgttcagaccaaacagccatacagtTGAAAACCATGCGAAGCAGCCTGGACTGAGGATAAACGGCTTCAGACATCCAGAGACAAGCTGTTGACGCAGAGGAAATAAAGATGGCAGAAGACGCGCTGGGGAAGACGGTCAAGCAGCTCAGAAGAGAGAGGACCACTGCAAAAAGCAGCTTCACCAGACAGGCCAACTTCATTTCCAGAGGGGTAAGCAGCATGCTTGAAGCAGAGTTAAAGGAGGAGTTCATTAAACTCTCACACTGTTTTAGACAACTGCTTGATGCCAATGATGACTGCAGGATTGGACTACTGGCTGAGATTAAAAagccagaagaggaggaggaggaggaagaggaagaagtagTGCTTGAAAAGCAGCAAGAGCGCGACATTAAAAGGACAGAAAATGAAGCTGAAACTAAATTTGAAGAAGTAAAAGATACTGTCCAGACGAACCTGTGGTCAAGGTATGGCAAAAATGAACTCGAAATGGCAATCTTAGAAGCAGAAAATGCCTTTGATCAAGCAAATGGTGTAGTTGTGGAAAGTACTAATGTGGAGTGCTATGAAGTGCACCTGACCCTCTTACTGAAGCGGCTAAAGGAGCTCACTCCAGTGATGTCAGCTTGGGAGCGATGGATCCCTGCGTTATCAAAGGATGAGCTAGACAACAGAGTCAAGAATCTGAGAACGGCTAGCAACAGGCTTGAACATAGAAAAGCTGAATTCGTCACTGCACGTAGAATTGCAGAACAAACACTAGCCGCAGAAGCTTCAGGagctgggagggggagagcacTGCCCACACCAGCTACACCAATCGTGAAGATCAAGCCAACCACTCTGCCCATCTTCAATGGATGCAAAAGAGAATACCACAGATGGAGGAAAGACTGGGAGAGCCTACAAAGGCAAGGAGAGCCAACTGGATCACCTGAAGTCAAGAAAATTCAGCTCCTGGGTAGTGTGGAGGACAAGATTTCAAAGAACCTCAGACTTTCAACCTACAACACTGCTGAGGATATATTCAGAGTCATGGAGAACAGGTATGGCAATAAGTCAAACATCGCCATAGAAATCcttgaggagctggagaagatgcCACATGTGAGGGGGAACCAGCCAAGGAAAGTCATTGACCTCATACAGTCTGTGGAGAGGGCCCTAGCATagtattgccaacagctagtgatatgtgcaaaacaatttttgggaaggatgagtatgtaaaaaaaatgaaaagcatcccaatgcccgccctattgatgaattggcagctgatgtgagggcactactagtcgcaaaactcccgaaggcagattattttgcactacaattacatgaatccaccgatgtgtcaaacgacgctcagcttttagcttttttgtgatttgtcgaccaaaatgagatgcaggaggaatttcgattctgtaagcagctgctgcctggaggtaaaaaaaaagttcagagattttcaaagtgatcgacaattttttccgtgaacatgatataccctggccaaaatgtgtcgcgatgtgcacagacggtgcaagagccatgtatgacgcactgcatgcttcatagtgagaatgttgttgccaaagacatgaatgatgaattctcaaacgtcagatctctcactaggtatgagatatttcatccatacttaagcttctcaagctactcaattctttgtccctccctaattgaatacagagtaatggctaactgtaagggagaacaaatgtcaataataaacagaataaattgaaacgagttgtgcgtcacagatgatttgtaattctgttcaaacatgtgtaggggagtgtgtgtgtgtgactgacacttagttcaaaataaattatatgaatatcaggcccaaatttggggcggcgggggtgggggtccctgctcagtgtctctctcagccaaggggtccttgggctgaaaaaggttgaagacccctggtctAAAAAACAAAGAGCTTCTTCAGAAACTCATCAGTCTATTGTTGTTGAAAGAAATTAAGACTATTCTACGGAAGCCCTAAGCTGCCATCACTTCACATTTAATTGTCGAGATAACGAGATAACTCGAAATAGAAAACGTTGTTTTCACGATATAATGACATAGTTATGACATAGGAGGACCAGCAGAACTTTTTGCCTTGTATTTTTTCTTGTTGCCAAAAATCAGCAGAGGTGACTGCTTAACATATGGAACACCCACATATTGTCTATATTTATTGCACTGATTCAAACACGtgcctttttctctcattttgttGTTGAGAACAATGTAACAATGTACCGTTTTGGGACCGTTGTAGCAGTGGCCGAAACCATGCACTAATCAACCCAAAATGGTGGAGGATAAGGGTTTTTCGGTAATTTGTAGtctacagtgttttttttgtttgtttgtttcataatGTCGGTGATATAGTCTCTTACAAACATTTTCGTAACCTTAATTGCTAGCTATGCAACCGATTGTAGGCTATAAGGGTGTTACAATTGTTCCTAGCCGGACTCTCCTAATATTTGATAAGATAACTGGAATATAACGCTTTGTAAGTTACAATGCAGCTAATAATTACAGTAGCATCTAGATCGGAAGCAATTGATCACAACCACCGGTTACTTGTGTTCCTGTCAAAACACATCAATTGTGCAGTCAAAATCTAACAGTTACAAATTTGCCCCACAAACGACGACTTTCGACATGATTGAGGCATAAGCTGACATTTTTAACGTAGCATAATGATGCCATCACACATGTTGTTTCTGAAAGTTTCAACAGTTGAGAAATCAAGCATGTTACAACTGTATCCCGGGCTCCTAATGAATCTCTGGGGAAATGATCCATTGTTTTCCTGTGACAACAAATTAATAGGCTATGAAGTGTTCTAACCTGTATGTTACGTCATTCAGTGTAGCAATGACTAAGGAGCAGGAGTAGCCTACATTGATCAGTGGTTGATCACATCTCTCAAGGCTTAGTGGTTCCTGAAGTAGATAGCCTTGCTGGAGAAAATACCCACATCAGAGGTTTTAGGGTGTCACACAACATAGGCAAGGCTATTTGCTAGACCTCACATTGACCCAGTCAAACACTAGTGGCATAGCATGTTTTTACTTTTAGGAAGAAAACAACAGAATATTCAACAGGGTTTGTTCTATTTCAGCTATACCACACATTCATTAGAAACCCAGTTTCCTAAGGCCTCGACGCCTGATCAGCAATATagtccaccacaacatcaagctCGTCTTGACTGTGCAGCTGGTGTCGTTTCCCTGAGATATCGATTTAAGTTCCACTCTCTCCAGATGATGACATAGGCCTGTAAGTCAACATTTTAAGAAAATGGGGATCTATAggctacatgtaaatgtatagcATCATTGGGCTTCTGTACAATTCCATGCAAGAAATTGGAAATCTTCCAAAGGTGTGCACACATCCTTCGCAGAACAGCGCATGGCGACTTAAACAAGGatacagagagaagcaggaggccGCGGTGCATAACTGTGCAGGGAAATAAGAACATCAGAATCACTAGTCTGAGAACCAGATGCTTCACAGGTCTTCAGTTGGCAGTTTTATGAAATAGTACCCATAAAACAGCAGTCTCAACATCAGCAGTGAAGAGGCTCTGGAATGCTAGCCTTCTAGGCAGAGTTTCAAAGAAAAAATCCATATCTGAGACCTGAGGCCTATGAAGGGGAAAGACTAGACTGATCAAAAGAAGATACTTGGTGGCAGATGAATTAAAATATGTTCTAGACAGACACGTCTAAGTTAAGGTGTGTGGATCACAGAGAAGAAACTTGAGGCACGAAACGAACGAACAGATGCCAGAGCAGTGCTTGACACCATCTCTCAAACACGCTAGAGGAAATATGATCATCTCGGGGTGCTTCAGTGCTGCTAAAGTGTGTCATTTGTACAGAGTAAAATTAATTGATAACAAGGAAGGCTATAACGCCATTTCACCCATAACTCCATCGCCATGTCAGACCCTATGGACGGCACTTGACTGGAGCAACaacaagacagagacacaaagcgCCGCTCCAAATTATGCATGACCTATTTAGTGAAGAACCAGTGAAGCTGTAACGCTGCAAATGGAGGATGCTTTGATGAAAGCAAACTCTCAAGTACAAAATTGTTATTTCTTTGACGACGTCTTGATATTGATGATTCATTTTGCACCTTATTATAAAAATGTTAGAACAAACTACAAAAACAGTAGTGTATACATTTCCCCTCTTCTGTCCCTTAATCCAAAATAAAtggatgtatttatttgatgCCGCCATACCAACGGCGTCCAATTCGCAGCCAATTCTTCTTGAGGTTACAGGAGGAAACAGCAGCAAGAGTGCAAGAGCTTGTAGGAGGAGATCGTGATCGCTTTGAAAAGACGTGCACTACCACCAAGGACTCCGCTAACAAAGGACACGGCTGGCTCTCATGATGAAGTATTATCATGATATCACGAACGCTCAATGTTGCATAATAGCCAAAAAACTCCCCAGCTGCAGTCCGCCATATTAACTCGAGTGAGTTTGATGTTATCTTACTTTATTTGCCTTTATATCTGTTTAACATCCTCCGTGTGATGCAGACATTCCAAAAATGACCTCAGTGTGAACGTATCTAGATAATGGCAGACCTTGCTTTGCGGATACCTTATTAGGCATGATCTTGAATAAAATGCACCATTCTGTCTTAATGGTGTAAAAAATGGGGCATTGCACATTTCCAATTGAGCCCCCTTGGTTTGGGAGAATCCGGCGAGAATACCCATATTACCCAAAGCGGTACATGCTACTGTAGCGTGCTGCAGATGTAGCGGTGAGCACAGAGTGTCTGCTACTCCGCTCCTCCGCACATTCCTCTAATCTAGCCTGCGctccacatctgtgtgtgtgtgtgtgtgtgtgtgtgtgtgtgtgtctgcgctcaCGTGCACAGGCAGATGAGCTGCGTGCGTGGCGAGCTTCCCACCCATCTCCCACTGCCTCCCAGTTCCCCTCCACGAGAGCACAAACAGAAATGAACAAACCTTCCCTcatctgctgttgtttttgttgttgtttgcaggCGTACTCTGtccttttttccatctctctctctcacactctctctctctccctctccacctacACTGAGGCATGccataggctacataaacaggTGCAGGCTAGTTTCAGGCCACAGGACCTTCAGTTAGACGAGGATGTGTGTGAAAGCCTTAGGAGCGGCCACGCTGAGGTGCCCTGTGTCTGTAGCATAAGGACATCTGTTTCCTTCAGTCATACTTAATAAGCTGTGAAAGTGCCCGGgccttcatccttctctctcacaacaccctcacccccacctccaccccccagcCCTGGCAGAAGCATGGCACCTGTTCAACCAAGCTCACAGCAGGCAGCAGACGGAGCAGCTCTGGAGCCTCTTAACGGAGAAATCTCTGTCACTTCCACCTGTGTAGCCTGCTCTACTGCACAGGATGCATAGGTGTTGTAATTGCAGCCATTTTGTCTTTTTACACAGGACTGTGAAATATTATTGAGCCTATTGAATTTGAAATGTTCCATGGTGGTGTCAGAAATTGATATTGAATTTGATAGAAATTGAATTTGCTGATTAAGATTGGCTGTGCTCATCCTGCCTCAGGATTTCCTCCTGAGGAACACTTGTTGACCGTGTGGCATCTGATATCCCCCATCTCTGGCCACTAAAGCATAAACGTTTAAAGGCTATTTTCCATTTCTTTGAAAGCTTTTAATTAAGAATAGGTATTCAAAATGGACCATATTTGCAGTCAACACACAATTTATACGCAGTCACAGCTGAAGTCTTTTTGTACTGCTGCCTTATGAAGTGAAACAGGAGGTAGTGTAAATCGGCGACCTTGATCATGAATGCACTCGTGTGAACGAAAGTGAGATTAGAGAATGAAGAATCAAGTACCGGATTCCAAAGAGAACTTTTGGCTCCTCCTTGCGTTTTTAAAATGCTGAATAGAAAACTCCTCCCTCTTGTGTGACACCATTGTAACTTAAACCATACCACATTACGCTCAGTGAAGGCGTGCTTGACCCAGAAGAGCGAAGACGCTGTAATTAAGTGGATGTAGCTTAATAACCGTTGTGAGGTGAACAGCTCTGTCTGGAGGACACCTGTGTTTTGGTTCATAAGTGAGGAAGCGTGTACGACCTGTCGCGTGAACGGGTTCCATCACTCCCGCTCGAACACACGGAATGTCGTCATGAAATCCCGCATCCTGAACAACCAGTGTTGAGAGTTAGGCTACCTTGCTATTACTGTAGTTTATGAGTCGACGCGTTCGTTGTAAAAACACCGATTACCAACAGTATTGTAAAAATGTGATACAAAGTTATCGACTCGTAGAACATGATGACGGGTAAAAGTGTAGATTGGCTGCAAGTGGAATTAGAATCTGGTGGGAATTCGCTGTTGCTGCTGGATTGCAGATCGCATGAGGTCTATGAGTCATCTCACATCGAGACTGCTATCAATTTGGCGATACCGGGGTTGATGCTTCGCAGATTTAAAAGAGGAAATCTACCGATTCGATCATTGATTCCGAATAATGAGGATAAGGAAAAGTTCATACGGCAGTGCAAGACGGACACAGTGATTTTGTACGATGAATGCACTTCGGAGATGCACTCTGGAACGAGTTCAGTTTTAGGACTTCTCCTACAGAAGCTTTGGGACGAAGGGTGCCAAGCATACTACCTGGGAGGTAAGTAGTCTACTGATATTTTCAATATCGGTTCAATTATATGTTTCTTATATAACTCTCAGAATTTGAAAGTAACAATAATGCTAATTTTGAGGACGCTGATTGCAGTTGCTTGTTGCTTCCTGTAAACTGAACCACAAAAAACAAGAATAGTTAGGAAGTGTCCTTGCAGCTGGTGTGAAACAAGCTTTGATAAAGTATACTTAATATTTCTtaacatttaatatttaaagTACAAGTGATATTTATCGCAGATAGGCCCAGTTGATTTTTTTCGGTTTTGTTCTGTATTTTGAAGCCTGTGCAGTACTTGGTTTAGACTGTGTTGATCTGCTGATCAAGTGCAAAATTCCTTGTGAATTATTCCTGCACTGAGAATAGGGTAGTGAGCTGAAcgctttctctccctttacTTGACACAGCTTGATTGCAACACAGGAAATCAGTAAGCAGTTTGTTAGCCCCTCAAAATACCAGGACGTTTTGTTTTTCAACTAGAGGAGTGTTGAAACTCTTGTCATATATCCCAACGCCTTTAACTGCTCGCTAATTCAgccactctctgtgtctctctgtcctgtcctaGGGGGGTTTGCGTCATTTCAGACTGAGTACCCAGAGCACTGCGAGACTCTGCTGGACGTGTCCTGCCCCAGCACCTCACCTCCCGCCTCCGTCCTGGGCCTGGGCGGCCTCCGGATCAGCTCCGACTGCTCGGACGGCGAGTCGGACCGGGAGCTGTGCAGCGCCACGGAGAGCGATGAGAGCCCGCTGTCGAGCGCCCAGGCGGCCTTCCCTGTGGAGATCCTCCCCTACCTGTACCTGGGCTGTGCCAAGGACTCCAGCAACCTGGATGTACTCGGCAAGTACAACATCAAGTACATCCTCAACGTGACGCCCAACCTGCCCAACATGTTCGAACACGAAGGCCACTTCAGGTACAAGCAGATCCCCATCTCAGATCACTGGAGCCAGAACCTGTCCCAGTTCTTTCCAGAGGCCATCTCCTTCATCGGTGAGTTGAGTGGATCAGCACAGAAGTGCCATTTGATCTATCCTTGTCTTAGCTGGCATCTACTGCATTTCCTGTATATAAGTTTGTTAAGTTCATGTTTTAGAGGTCTCATAAATATAGGTATTCCTGCGACTTTTCACTGGATACAGTCTATCAGGTGCTTAAATATATCTTTCCGTACTTGCAACTCATGTCAAACATTTCCCCATGCAAGTGTAGCATGGCACCTAAATAGCCATGTGTATACTGCACAGCTCCTCTGTCTTTCAAGTCAACTTGTCTGATTTCATGACCGTGGCAGAGGCATTGTTGTATGGAGGCATTTGCACCACACACTAATTAGGCTAGTACTGAAGAGATGaatggaaataaacaaaaatagcCTGGTAGACCTTTGAGCCAATCCCCAGGAACACCTAATCACTTGCTGATGCCTGAGTAAGTGTGCTACCCGCATTAGGCAGGAGAAAGAGGCGAAGGCGCGTTGCCTGGAGTAATAGCTCACAGCCTTGTTACAAGTGTGAGTAACTTATTCAAAATTAATGTGTGAGGGCTACGGCATCAATAATGCATATATAAACAATAATGCATATAAACATGAGCTGGTAATGCATATTTAAACAAtaatgcatatataaacatgagCTGGTAATGCATATATAAACAAtaatgcatatataaacatgagCTGGTAATGCATATATAAACAataatgcatatatatacatgaGCTGGGTCTCGtatcagaggagaggaaagttgTGCAGAGGTCTGCCGAGACGAAGTAACACTTCGATTAAAACCTAAATAGAATTGTGATGATGAGGCTGAGCATGGTTAGAAAAGACTACAAGAAACTGTGAGGGGATGGTGAtggctttgatgatgatgatgatgagggtcaagaagaagatgaagtTGGTAATGACttttatgatgatgatggcaaAGGTTTtggtgatgatgaggatgagggagGAAAGAGTGCCTTTATGTTGATATtggtgatgataatgatgattacGAAGATGAGATGGGacaagaggaagatgatgacagtgatgtttttattattttaatcatGAGGATCGAGGAGATAGTGATTGCttttatgatgatgatggtgatgatgatgatgatgatggcgatgatgTTGGCCCACAGATGAAGCACGCTCTAAACGGTGTGGTGTGCTGGTGCACTGCCTGGCCGGCATCAGCAGGTCGGTGACAGTGACGGTGGCCTACCTGATGCAGCACCTCAGCCTGTCTCTCAACGACGCCTACGACTTCGTCAAGCGCAAGAAGTCCAACATCTCGCCCAACTTCAACTTCATGGGCCAGCTCCTGGACTTCGAGAGGACGCTGGGGCTGAGCAGCCCGTGTGACAACTGCCCGGACAGCGCACAGCTATACTTCTCCACGCCGACCAATCACAACGTTTTCCAGCTGGACACTCTGGAGACGACATGAGGGTGGATATTTTTTGTGGCCCGTGATGATCCCATTTGAAAGGGGAACCTGTCTGGGGAGAACTATCACTTGAGGACCAAAGCTATTCTAGGAGAGCTTGACGTGAATTCAGACGCGATGAAAAAGGTTGTTGTCTGGTTCCAGGAACTTGTTAGTCGGAAAATTATGCACATATGGTGCAACGAATTTATGAAATGGAGACGGcgaaaaagagaagaaggacACGTATTCGTTGGACGTGCTTATGAACTGAAACTCTCTATGAAGCCACAGTATGGTGGAGAACATTCAGTCCTTTTCTaggaaaaaatgtatttctgtgtacaCTTTAAAAAGCTCTCggagaaacacactcatatgcatgAATGTTTAATTTCATAATGATGTAATgatataaaatgtattttaatagaGTTGGGTCACTTTAGACTTAGTAAACAAGACCGAACAAGGTCGTCTGAAAACCAAATACTATGCTAAACATCAATGCTTATTGCTAACATaagacttaaaaaaagaaaaagaaaaaaagatattttttGAAGGGCTCATTTTTGGTAATAAATGACATGCAATAGATGCTTAAGCCATAGCCCTCACTACAGATTATAATATAACTTCAGTCCTTTTTAATGTCTTATACATAGAATGTACAGTGAGCAAACCTTCTGATAGTAGCTGTTTACTGTCAGTATGCCCCATTACAGCTAGTCAGTCTGCCATTGCAAGTCACATGTTGTGTGAAATCGTGAGAGCATTGATGGTTCATCCCGTGGGATCGTCACTGGGAAGTTTAAGACTCCAACCAAAAGATTGCATTTACTCTGGGATAATCTACACCACCTACAAGCCTTGCATAACCAGCATCTGTACCCTgttgtaatgtatgtattccgtaatgtatgtattccataATGTATAGCCATTCTCGAAAAAACGACTGTTATGCGCATGTCTGTGGCCCTGAAGGGCCTGGTTTCAAAacgaggggatgtgtgtgtgtgtgtgtgtgtgtgtgtgtgtgtgtgtgtgtgagtgtgtgtgagagagagagagagagaaagagagagagagtggtaggaaTTTGCAGGGGGTCGTTGAGATGAAGTATACTTACAATTTACATACGAAGAAAAAGCACAGAGTGCAAAGAAGATCCTACCGGGACCAAAGCTTTTACACAGCATTTCTTATACGGTACCCTATAGAGGGCAATGGGTGTCTTTAAGCTGGCCTTAAATTACCATAGCATTTCTAATGACTGTtattaaatgtatgttttttctcTGCAGTTCTCCACAAGGATGGCATGTCAAATATTATGTACTATTAACCATAATGACcaaatgaatttgaatttttttcttttacaggAAACACTCACTGAGACACATAGACATTGGTTTTGCATATCACACCACTTCACACTGAGCTATGTCACGCAGTTGTTTTGTTAGTGGGACTGGTTGCTCAGTTCTGAAAAGCCTGTAAGAATCCACTGATGGTCATGGTCATATCATTCCTGTTGCCTTTTTTTCATGATGAATTTCCAGTTCAACCAATAGAATTGGAAGCTCCTGACTATATGGTTCATCCTGTATTGAAGAGGGTTTTCATAAACACAGTGTTTCTGGTGTGACTTATTGACCCATGACTTTAaggttgttttttcttcttttatttcttttcttcttctcctactGAAGGAAAGTGATCGCTATATGTCTATCAACACTAATGGAAGTGCTTGTatgatgtaaaaaaaagtatcaATGGAACTGATGCCAATGACAGCCAGCTTGTCAGCGCAACAAATTAGAGAGATTTGCAAATCTCGGGTGTGTTTCAGGGATTTTAAAATGCGCTCACCATTCATTTTAGCCTCTAATACTTGTCAAAGTGCTGTTGTATGGATATGCATTTGTTTAAAATGCAAGCTTCAGTAATATGAtattctgtatactgtatttACTACACAATAAGGGGTTCATTGTGCTGTTCATGAAGGTTTCGATTCTACTGATGTATTTCATGACCAGTGAAATATCTGTTT encodes the following:
- the LOC105900175 gene encoding dual specificity protein phosphatase 7-like produces the protein MMTGKSVDWLQVELESGGNSLLLLDCRSHEVYESSHIETAINLAIPGLMLRRFKRGNLPIRSLIPNNEDKEKFIRQCKTDTVILYDECTSEMHSGTSSVLGLLLQKLWDEGCQAYYLGGGFASFQTEYPEHCETLLDVSCPSTSPPASVLGLGGLRISSDCSDGESDRELCSATESDESPLSSAQAAFPVEILPYLYLGCAKDSSNLDVLGKYNIKYILNVTPNLPNMFEHEGHFRYKQIPISDHWSQNLSQFFPEAISFIDEARSKRCGVLVHCLAGISRSVTVTVAYLMQHLSLSLNDAYDFVKRKKSNISPNFNFMGQLLDFERTLGLSSPCDNCPDSAQLYFSTPTNHNVFQLDTLETT